A portion of the Acidisarcina polymorpha genome contains these proteins:
- a CDS encoding DUF2252 domain-containing protein, protein MPKYPTPQERLEEGELRRKQVSRQSHAEAGVRRRSPIALLEASVRGRVPSLVALKYQLMSASPFAFFRGAVPIMAYDLAAHPHTGIICQLCGDAHVRNLGAFAGVDGRLVFDINDFDETTQGPFEWDLKRLATSLVLAGLAVGSKASKREPAVLAFVEQYRRMIVMFSKMPVIEMARYQVHRLQRIEPISKVLLKAERATPLHTLESLTVPAGDSPDAKAASGARVFKENRPMLTRVTGVKAREVLGSLKEYSESLQPERRHFLAQYQPIDVAFKVVGTGSVGLRDYVVYCEGNGPGDPLFLQIKEEARSAYEPYLGAIGAKHQGRRVVEGQRAMQLQSDPFLGWTTIANRDYLVRQLSDYKGSLNLNELKGQGLIDYAIVCGELLARGHSRSGDACVIAGYIGNGNKFDEAILEFAEGYAEQTQKDWELLLKSKHGVKANKAEDGKEAKNK, encoded by the coding sequence ATGCCAAAATATCCAACTCCTCAGGAGCGCCTTGAAGAAGGCGAACTACGCCGGAAACAGGTGTCGCGCCAGTCCCATGCCGAAGCCGGCGTCCGGAGGCGGAGTCCGATCGCTTTATTGGAGGCTTCGGTCCGGGGCCGCGTTCCTTCCTTAGTTGCACTGAAGTATCAGTTGATGTCAGCCTCGCCATTTGCATTTTTTCGCGGAGCGGTGCCGATTATGGCTTATGATCTCGCCGCTCATCCACACACCGGCATCATCTGCCAGCTTTGCGGGGATGCGCATGTGCGCAATCTCGGCGCGTTTGCCGGGGTTGATGGACGACTTGTTTTCGACATCAACGACTTCGACGAGACCACCCAAGGGCCGTTCGAGTGGGACTTGAAGCGGCTAGCAACGAGTCTGGTGCTGGCGGGCCTCGCGGTCGGTAGTAAAGCCTCCAAGCGGGAACCGGCGGTGCTCGCCTTTGTCGAACAATATCGCCGCATGATCGTCATGTTTTCTAAGATGCCGGTCATTGAAATGGCCCGCTATCAGGTCCATCGGCTGCAGCGCATTGAGCCGATTTCGAAGGTGCTGCTCAAGGCCGAGCGCGCCACTCCGCTGCACACGTTGGAAAGCCTTACCGTTCCGGCCGGCGACTCTCCGGACGCGAAAGCGGCGTCGGGCGCGCGTGTCTTCAAAGAAAACAGGCCCATGCTCACCCGGGTTACCGGAGTCAAGGCCCGCGAAGTGCTCGGCTCGCTCAAGGAATACAGCGAATCGCTGCAGCCGGAGCGCCGGCATTTCCTGGCGCAATACCAACCCATCGATGTGGCCTTCAAAGTGGTCGGCACGGGCAGCGTTGGGCTGCGCGATTACGTGGTCTACTGCGAAGGAAACGGACCCGGTGACCCGCTCTTCCTGCAGATCAAGGAAGAGGCCCGGTCCGCCTACGAACCATATCTCGGTGCCATCGGAGCCAAGCATCAAGGCCGCCGCGTGGTCGAAGGCCAGCGCGCCATGCAGCTCCAGTCGGACCCATTTCTCGGCTGGACGACGATCGCCAACCGCGATTATCTGGTCCGCCAGCTGAGCGACTACAAGGGATCGCTCAATCTAAACGAGCTCAAAGGACAGGGCCTGATCGACTATGCGATTGTCTGCGGAGAGTTGCTCGCCCGCGGCCACTCGCGTTCCGGAGACGCCTGCGTGATAGCCGGCTATATCGGCAATGGCAACAAATTCGACGAGGCGATCCTCGAATTCGCTGAAGGGTATGCCGAACAAACCCAGAAGGACTGGGAACTGCTGTTGAAGTCGAAGCACGGGGTGAAGGCGAACAAAGCTGAGGACGGCAAAGAGGCAAAGAACAAGTAG
- a CDS encoding carbohydrate kinase family protein: MTDQPKIVVGLGELLWDLLPEGKQLGGAPANFSVMAARLGNRAVIASRLGEDPLGREAKKYLAALPADLELIQEDAKHPTGSVSVTLKEGQAEYVIHEPVAWDFLELTPPWKELAASADAVCFGSLAQREPVSRRTIHGFLAATRRDCVRVFDVNLRKPFYTRGVLEDSLSRATILKLNDAEMPEVLKLLRLEGGDGVTLDPAALRKGARALLGEFPIELVCITMGNKGSLLVTRESFDQHPGIPTPMADTIGAGDAFTAALTSYYLQGASLPVLNEAGNRWGSWIASQAGAMPALSEAKLTEIQRAISSV, from the coding sequence ATGACGGATCAGCCGAAGATCGTGGTTGGTCTGGGCGAATTACTCTGGGACCTCTTGCCGGAAGGCAAACAGCTGGGAGGGGCGCCGGCCAATTTCTCTGTCATGGCGGCCCGGCTCGGAAACCGCGCGGTCATTGCCAGTCGTCTTGGTGAGGATCCGCTGGGCCGCGAGGCAAAGAAATATCTAGCTGCGCTGCCAGCGGATTTGGAACTAATCCAGGAAGACGCAAAGCACCCAACCGGCTCCGTTTCCGTGACACTCAAAGAAGGGCAAGCGGAGTATGTCATTCATGAGCCCGTGGCCTGGGATTTTCTGGAGCTCACCCCGCCATGGAAGGAACTGGCGGCATCGGCCGACGCAGTCTGCTTCGGCAGCTTAGCGCAGCGGGAACCGGTCTCGCGCAGGACCATTCATGGCTTTTTGGCGGCTACCCGGCGTGACTGCGTACGGGTTTTCGACGTGAATCTCCGCAAACCTTTCTACACTCGCGGGGTGCTCGAGGATTCATTGAGCCGGGCCACGATTCTCAAGCTGAATGACGCCGAGATGCCCGAAGTGCTGAAGCTCTTACGCCTCGAAGGAGGAGACGGCGTCACTCTCGATCCTGCCGCCCTCCGCAAGGGAGCACGAGCGCTTCTCGGTGAGTTTCCGATCGAACTCGTATGCATCACCATGGGGAACAAGGGGAGCCTGCTCGTCACCCGCGAGAGCTTCGATCAGCACCCGGGCATTCCCACCCCGATGGCCGACACCATCGGAGCGGGTGACGCGTTTACGGCCGCGCTGACCAGCTACTACCTCCAAGGAGCTTCGCTGCCGGTGCTCAACGAGGCAGGGAATCGCTGGGGATCCTGGATTGCTTCACAGGCTGGGGCGATGCCGGCGCTTTCGGAGGCGAAGCTCACGGAGATACAACGCGCTATCTCGTCGGTATGA
- a CDS encoding trehalase family glycosidase, protein MNLISIPVRPIRLQFLRRLRICVGLLLLPAALLTGIGSCPTFAQETPPSKPEASSITEYIHKSWDTLSRSMSDCHSLVDPKLNGAPSILYLPADVPTPAEVAALKTQCNVDVEHLPKVVTSFGELKLTDIPKPGLLYLPKKYVVPGGRFNEMYGWDSYFIILGLLREGKVDLAHGMVENFFYEIEHYGGILNANRTYYFTRSQPPFLSSMIRDVYEAMAADPAQRQKAKIWLVRAYDYAQRDHALWTSDFHRAGDTGLARYYDIGKGPVPEQEDDSSYYPDVIRWLLAHPEVKTDYLVDGPEDPNPGQQAILAKISCDPRTSHVCARAHVDGHWLTADYYKGDRAMRESGFDPSFRFGPFDGSTHHYAPICLNSLLYKYEQDLAWMANQLHKPAEAAKWTAAAEARKTAINKYLWNPGKGMYFDWDYEKGEQASYNYITTLYPLWAGVADSTQIAGVKKNLKLLEQPGGIAMSDTNSGTQWDLPFGWAPPTWIAIEGMVKVGDGADAVRTSKEFSKTIEDGFAHDATIREKYNVVNGNANVEVATGYKMNVVGFGWTNAVYLEMQRVIASDGKVEVK, encoded by the coding sequence ATGAATTTGATATCCATCCCGGTTCGTCCAATTCGGCTTCAATTCCTGCGTCGTCTGAGGATCTGCGTCGGCTTGCTTCTGCTCCCGGCAGCGCTCTTGACTGGCATCGGATCGTGCCCCACTTTCGCCCAGGAGACACCTCCTTCGAAACCCGAGGCAAGCTCGATCACCGAGTACATTCACAAAAGCTGGGATACCTTGTCGCGCTCGATGAGCGATTGCCACTCGCTGGTCGATCCCAAGCTGAACGGGGCGCCATCGATCCTTTACTTGCCTGCGGACGTGCCCACTCCCGCCGAAGTGGCGGCGTTGAAGACACAATGCAATGTGGACGTCGAGCACTTGCCCAAGGTGGTGACCAGTTTTGGCGAGCTCAAGCTGACCGACATTCCCAAGCCGGGATTGCTCTATCTGCCGAAGAAGTATGTCGTTCCCGGCGGTCGTTTTAATGAGATGTATGGCTGGGACAGTTACTTCATCATTCTCGGCTTGCTCCGCGAAGGCAAAGTAGATCTTGCGCATGGCATGGTGGAGAACTTCTTCTATGAAATCGAGCATTACGGGGGCATTTTGAATGCTAATCGGACTTATTATTTCACCCGGTCGCAGCCGCCGTTCTTAAGCTCGATGATCCGGGACGTGTATGAGGCGATGGCGGCGGATCCGGCGCAAAGGCAGAAGGCCAAGATATGGCTCGTGCGCGCCTATGACTATGCTCAGCGCGATCATGCTCTATGGACGAGCGATTTCCATCGGGCCGGCGACACTGGCCTGGCGCGTTACTATGACATCGGGAAGGGGCCTGTCCCTGAGCAGGAAGACGATAGCTCTTACTATCCTGACGTGATTCGCTGGCTGCTTGCTCATCCCGAGGTCAAGACCGATTATCTGGTCGATGGTCCGGAGGATCCAAATCCCGGACAGCAGGCAATCCTTGCCAAGATCAGCTGTGATCCCCGCACCTCTCACGTATGTGCTCGCGCTCACGTGGACGGCCATTGGTTGACTGCGGACTACTACAAGGGTGATCGCGCCATGCGCGAATCCGGATTTGATCCTTCATTCCGTTTTGGACCTTTCGACGGCTCAACCCATCACTATGCTCCCATCTGTCTCAACAGCCTGCTATACAAATACGAACAGGACCTCGCGTGGATGGCGAATCAGCTGCATAAACCGGCCGAAGCCGCGAAGTGGACGGCGGCTGCCGAAGCGCGCAAAACTGCGATCAACAAATATCTGTGGAACCCCGGCAAGGGGATGTATTTCGACTGGGACTACGAAAAGGGAGAACAGGCCAGCTACAACTACATCACGACTCTCTATCCGCTGTGGGCCGGAGTCGCTGACTCAACTCAGATAGCGGGCGTCAAGAAGAACCTGAAACTTCTGGAGCAGCCGGGAGGGATCGCGATGAGCGACACCAATTCGGGGACCCAGTGGGACCTCCCCTTCGGGTGGGCGCCCCCGACTTGGATCGCCATCGAAGGAATGGTGAAGGTGGGCGACGGCGCCGATGCAGTCCGGACGTCGAAAGAATTCAGCAAGACGATCGAAGATGGCTTCGCTCATGATGCGACGATTCGCGAGAAATATAACGTGGTGAACGGCAACGCAAATGTTGAAGTCGCGACTGGCTACAAGATGAACGTCGTCGGCTTTGGCTGGACCAATGCGGTGTATCTCGAGATGCAGCGAGTGATCGCCAGTGACGGGAAGGTCGAGGTTAAATGA